A DNA window from Brassica napus cultivar Da-Ae chromosome C1, Da-Ae, whole genome shotgun sequence contains the following coding sequences:
- the LOC111201720 gene encoding uncharacterized protein LOC111201720, with amino-acid sequence MVLCRRSEFARTLTYVQIPEYFVWNNNTKVWTERKKGKTIGRIVAVHPLAGDRYYLRILINKIKGPRSYDELKTYNEVKYPDFKSVCYAHGYLDNDVEWHENMPVGARWATPYQLRDMFVTFLNNCFVTSPKNLWENSWRSMSEDILHKRRRILGHTNLELDEMPKIKHVLLKELGNNLLNQELDYDVAEETLRHDMQFNKLNANQRAIYESVLDYVDKMDGKLFFDSIKKTNSSVGCLFTNSRIVATKDKLCNIKPGTMLAELIKKTDLIIWDETPMTHKHAFEALDKTLKDIMSRKNPSAKYHTFGGKTVLLGDDFRQILPVIPQDNRPDTVLASISHSYLWDSCHKFTLKTNMRVNQEEKEFSDWLLQVGEGHQQLESGYECEDYHEQMINVDRSLIRQSHVDPLKEVVDATYGKVNKMTTSETSYTDKKMKPSMK; translated from the exons ATGGTTTTATGCAGAAGGTCAGAGTTTGCACGAACATTAACGTATGTGCAAATACCAGAATATTTCGTATGGAACAACAATACTAAAGTGTGGACTGAACGTAAGAAAGGCAAAACCATTGGGAGAATCGTAGCTGTTCATCCATTAGCAGGTGATCGTTACTATCTAAGGATCCTCATAAATAAGATCAAGGGTCCTAGAAGTTATGACGAGCTCAAAACATACAATGAGGTGAAATATCCTGACTTCAAATCAGTTTGCTACGCACACGGCTATTTGGACAATGATGTTGAATGGCACGAGAATATGCCAGTGGGTGCTAGATGGGCTACCCCATACCAACTCCGCGATATGTTTGTCACGTTCCTAAACAACTGCTTTGTTACGAGTCCTAAGAACCTATGGGAAAACTCATGGAGATCAATGAGCGAGGACATACTTCACAAGAGGCGGAGAATCTTAGGTCATACAAATCTGGAGTTGGATG AGATGCCAAAAATCAAACATGTTTTGCTAAAAGAACTGGGAAACAATTTGTTGAACCAAGAACTGGATTACGATGttgccgaggaaacactaagaCATGACATGCAATTCAACAAACTTAATGCTAATCAACGGGCGATTTACGAATCAGTCTTAGACTATGTTGATAAAATGGATGGGAAGCTATTCTTT GATTCGATCAAGAAAACAAATAGTTCTGTCGGTTGCCTCTTCACGAATAGCCGCATTGTTGCTACCAAAGATAAGCTTTGCAACATCAAACCAGGAACAATGCTGGCTGAGCTAATCAAGAAAACAGATCTTATAATTTGGGACGAAACACCTATGACACATAAGCATGCTTTTGAGGCACTTGACAAAACGTTGAAAGACATAATGTCTAGGAAAAATCCTTCCGCAAAGTATCATACTTTTGGCGGCAAGACAGTTCTATTAGGAGATGATTTTAGACAAATACTACCTGTGATTCCACAAGATAACAGACCTGATACTGTCTTAGCTTCAATAAGTCACTCATACCTATGGGATAGCTGCCACAAGTTcactttaaaaacaaatatgagaGTCAATCAGGAAGAAAAAGAGTTCTCTGATTGGCTCCTTCAGGTCGGAGAAGGTCATCAACAACTAGAATCGGGATATGAGTGTGAAGACTACCATGAACAAATGATAAATGTCGATAGATCATTGATTCGCCAGAGTCATGTTGACCCATTAAAAGAAGTTGTTGATGCCACATATGGAAAAGTCAACAAAATGACAACTTCCGAGACCTCCTACactgataaaaaaatgaaaccgTCGATGAAATAA